Proteins co-encoded in one Ensifer sp. PDNC004 genomic window:
- a CDS encoding SDR family NAD(P)-dependent oxidoreductase: MSNEQKVVIITGASQGIGAALVQAYRDRNYRVIATSRSIRESADAGILAVAGDIGNPETAERVVRQGLERFGRIDTLINNAGVFTAKPFTDFTQEDYDLNMSVNVAGFFHITQHAAREMLKQGSGHIVSITTSLVNQPIAGVPAALASITKGGLNSVTQALAIEFATSGVRVNAVSPGIIKTPMHAPETHAALSTLHPVGRMGEIRDIVDAVLYLEGAGFVTGEILHVDGGQNAGRW, encoded by the coding sequence ATGAGCAACGAACAGAAGGTCGTCATCATCACCGGTGCATCGCAGGGTATCGGCGCCGCCCTGGTGCAGGCCTACCGCGATCGCAACTACCGTGTCATCGCCACGTCGCGCTCGATTAGGGAGAGCGCGGATGCGGGCATCCTCGCCGTTGCAGGCGATATCGGAAATCCCGAGACCGCCGAGCGCGTCGTGCGCCAGGGCCTCGAACGGTTCGGCCGCATCGACACCCTGATCAACAATGCCGGCGTCTTCACCGCCAAGCCGTTCACGGACTTCACCCAGGAAGACTACGACCTGAACATGAGCGTCAATGTCGCCGGCTTCTTCCATATTACCCAGCACGCCGCCCGCGAGATGCTGAAGCAGGGCTCCGGCCACATCGTCAGCATCACCACCAGCCTCGTCAACCAGCCGATCGCCGGCGTGCCCGCCGCGCTCGCCTCCATCACCAAGGGCGGCCTGAATTCGGTAACCCAGGCGCTCGCGATCGAATTCGCGACTTCGGGCGTTCGCGTCAACGCGGTTTCGCCCGGCATCATCAAGACGCCGATGCACGCGCCGGAAACGCATGCGGCGCTCTCGACGCTTCACCCCGTCGGCCGCATGGGCGAGATCCGCGATATCGTCGACGCCGTTCTATACCTGGAGGGTGCCGGCTTCGTGACCGGCGAGATCCTGCATGTGGACGGCGGCCAGAACGCCGGACGCTGGTAG
- a CDS encoding 4-oxalocrotonate tautomerase family protein produces the protein MPIVTVQVTREGTSRERHAVTAEEKAEIIKGVSQVLLDVLNKPLESTYVVIEEVDLDNWGWGGLPTAQYRARLAAKTKA, from the coding sequence ATGCCGATCGTAACAGTTCAGGTGACCCGCGAGGGCACCTCGCGGGAGCGTCACGCGGTGACGGCGGAAGAAAAGGCGGAGATCATCAAGGGCGTCAGCCAGGTGCTGCTCGACGTGCTCAACAAGCCGCTGGAATCCACCTATGTGGTCATCGAGGAAGTCGACCTCGACAATTGGGGCTGGGGCGGCCTGCCCACCGCCCAGTATCGCGCACGGCTTGCTGCAAAAACGAAAGCCTGA
- a CDS encoding response regulator, producing MEHIDHVLIVDDDREIRELVSSYLKKNGLRTTAVADGRQMRSFLEGDTVDLIVLDVMMPGDDGLVLSRELRAGKHKAIPIIMLTARSDEMDRILGLEMGADDYLSKPFSARELLARIKAVLRRARMLPPNLQISEAGQLLRFGRWKLDTTARHLIDADGTVIALSGAEYRLLKVFIDHPQRVLNRDQLLNLTQGREADLFDRSIDLLVSRVRQRLGDDAREPAYIKTVRSEGYVFSVPIEIVEARE from the coding sequence ATGGAGCATATCGACCATGTGCTGATCGTCGACGACGACCGCGAGATCCGGGAACTCGTCTCGAGTTACCTCAAGAAAAACGGCCTGCGCACGACCGCCGTCGCCGACGGGCGGCAGATGCGCAGCTTCCTCGAGGGCGACACCGTCGATCTGATCGTGCTCGACGTGATGATGCCGGGCGACGACGGGTTGGTGCTCAGCCGCGAGCTGCGCGCTGGCAAGCACAAGGCGATCCCGATCATCATGCTCACCGCCCGCTCGGACGAGATGGACCGAATTCTCGGCCTCGAAATGGGTGCGGACGACTATCTCTCCAAGCCATTTTCCGCGCGCGAACTGCTGGCCCGCATCAAGGCCGTGCTTCGGCGCGCGCGCATGCTGCCGCCCAACCTGCAGATTTCGGAGGCGGGGCAGTTGCTGCGCTTCGGCCGGTGGAAGCTCGACACGACGGCGCGGCACCTGATCGATGCCGATGGCACCGTGATCGCGCTGAGCGGAGCGGAGTATCGGCTGCTGAAGGTGTTCATCGACCACCCCCAGCGCGTGCTCAACCGCGACCAGTTGCTCAATCTCACGCAAGGCCGCGAGGCCGATCTCTTCGATCGCTCGATCGACCTGCTCGTCAGCCGGGTCCGCCAGCGACTCGGCGACGACGCCCGCGAGCCGGCCTACATCAAGACGGTGCGTAGCGAAGGCTATGTCTTCTCGGTGCCGATCGAGATCGTGGAGGCGCGCGAATGA
- a CDS encoding HAMP domain-containing sensor histidine kinase: MTANAAERGFRLWPRTLRARLFVILLAGLAIAHVMSFTVLFFERYVSAKSVMFNTLENDIATSIAILDRLPADERASWLNRLSRDNYGFILGPGVPGNPSVDPATAELSANIQRATGPKYPVTVETIPGDRRHVQAHLTLSDGSPLTIDVYPKGIMPLADWLPYVLLAQLALLLFCSWFAMRQAVRPLVNLAAAADTLDPNRNTPRLSETGPTEVAYAATAFNAMRDRIAQYLEERVQILAAISHDLQTPITRMKLRAEMAEDFADREKLIQDLGQIESLVKEGVAYARSAHGNVEKSTRVDLASFIESLVYDYQDTGKSVSASDIDGGTITTRPQALRRILTNLVDNALKFAGSAEIEGRRLADDTVIISVLDRGPGIPEDQLGAVLKPFVRLEDSRNRETGGTGLGLAIAQQLAASINASLTLRNRDGGGLLGELVIRPQ; the protein is encoded by the coding sequence ATGACCGCGAACGCTGCTGAAAGAGGCTTTCGACTATGGCCGCGCACGCTCAGGGCGCGGCTCTTTGTTATTCTGCTGGCCGGCCTCGCCATCGCACATGTGATGTCGTTCACAGTTCTGTTCTTCGAGCGCTACGTGTCAGCCAAGTCTGTCATGTTCAACACGCTCGAAAACGACATTGCCACCTCGATTGCGATCCTCGACCGCCTGCCCGCAGACGAGCGTGCCTCCTGGCTCAATCGCCTCAGCCGCGACAATTACGGCTTCATTCTCGGACCGGGCGTGCCCGGCAACCCGTCCGTCGATCCGGCCACCGCGGAACTCTCCGCCAACATCCAGCGCGCGACCGGCCCGAAGTATCCGGTCACCGTCGAAACGATCCCCGGCGATCGACGCCACGTGCAGGCGCATCTGACATTGAGCGACGGCTCGCCACTGACGATCGACGTCTATCCCAAGGGGATCATGCCGCTTGCCGACTGGCTGCCCTACGTGCTGCTGGCGCAGCTCGCGCTCCTGCTCTTCTGCAGCTGGTTTGCCATGCGCCAGGCGGTCCGCCCGCTCGTCAACCTTGCGGCAGCGGCCGACACGCTCGACCCGAACCGCAACACGCCGCGGCTCAGCGAAACCGGCCCGACGGAGGTCGCCTACGCGGCAACCGCATTCAACGCCATGCGCGACCGCATCGCCCAGTACCTCGAAGAGCGCGTCCAGATCCTGGCCGCCATTTCCCACGACCTGCAGACGCCGATCACCCGCATGAAGCTGCGCGCGGAAATGGCCGAAGATTTCGCCGATCGCGAGAAGCTGATCCAGGACCTCGGCCAGATCGAGAGCCTGGTGAAGGAGGGCGTCGCCTATGCTCGCAGCGCTCACGGCAATGTCGAGAAATCGACGCGCGTCGATCTCGCCTCGTTCATTGAAAGCCTCGTCTACGACTATCAGGACACCGGCAAGTCCGTCAGCGCGAGCGACATCGATGGCGGCACAATCACGACCCGGCCGCAGGCGCTCAGGCGCATTCTCACCAACCTCGTCGACAACGCGCTCAAATTCGCAGGCAGCGCCGAAATCGAGGGGCGGCGGCTTGCCGACGATACGGTAATCATCAGCGTGCTCGACCGCGGGCCGGGCATCCCGGAAGATCAACTGGGCGCCGTGCTGAAACCCTTCGTCCGGTTGGAGGATTCCCGCAATCGTGAAACTGGCGGCACTGGGCTTGGGCTCGCCATCGCCCAGCAGTTGGCAGCCTCCATCAACGCGTCGCTGACCTTGCGCAATCGTGACGGCGGCGGCCTCTTGGGCGAGCTAGTGATCCGACCTCAGTAA
- a CDS encoding organic hydroperoxide resistance protein encodes MSAAEKVLYTGKTHTTGGRDGAARSDDGRLDTKLSTPGSSRPGTNPEQLFAAGWSACFIGAIGLAAGQSKIALPADVAVDAEVDLLNRDGGYFLKARLNVSLPGIDADVARRLVDTAHQTCPYSKATRGNIDVTINLV; translated from the coding sequence ATGAGCGCAGCTGAAAAGGTACTCTACACCGGCAAGACCCACACGACCGGCGGTCGCGACGGCGCCGCCCGGAGCGACGACGGGCGCCTGGACACCAAGCTTTCCACCCCCGGCAGTTCGCGGCCGGGGACGAACCCGGAGCAGCTTTTTGCCGCCGGGTGGTCTGCGTGTTTCATTGGTGCGATCGGTCTGGCGGCCGGCCAGTCGAAGATAGCACTTCCCGCCGACGTGGCCGTGGATGCCGAAGTGGATCTGCTGAACCGCGACGGCGGCTACTTCCTGAAGGCACGGCTGAATGTCAGCCTGCCGGGGATCGACGCCGACGTTGCGCGTCGTCTCGTCGATACCGCTCACCAGACCTGCCCCTATTCCAAGGCGACGCGCGGGAACATCGACGTGACGATCAATCTCGTCTGA
- a CDS encoding alpha/beta fold hydrolase, translating into MWDEINHPRRRFIGAIALSLAATQFASAGAVRAQTGAGEALRLPAVARGTNKSFPVLKQIDAGVLNVGYAELGASDAPVVILLHGWPYDIHTYVDVAPVLANAGYRVIVPYLRGYGTTRFLSADTPRNGQQAVIATDIIALMDALKIEKAVIGGCDWGARTANIIAALWPERCKALVSVSGYLIGSQEVNRKPLSPQGELAWWYQFYFATERGYEGYKQNRKEFARLIWKLASPKWSFDDATFDRSAEALENPDHVDISIHNYRWRLSLVEGEAQFDDLEKRLAQFPTIAVPTITLEGDANGAPHPDPAAYAKRFSGRYEHRLITGGIGHNLPQEAPLAFAEAIVAVDRF; encoded by the coding sequence ATGTGGGACGAAATCAACCACCCGCGCCGCCGTTTCATCGGCGCAATCGCACTCTCGCTGGCGGCAACGCAGTTCGCTTCGGCCGGCGCGGTCAGAGCGCAAACGGGAGCCGGCGAAGCGCTGCGCCTGCCGGCCGTCGCGCGGGGCACGAACAAGTCCTTCCCGGTCCTCAAGCAGATCGATGCCGGCGTGCTCAATGTCGGCTATGCCGAACTTGGCGCGAGCGACGCTCCGGTCGTCATTCTACTGCACGGCTGGCCCTATGACATCCATACCTATGTGGACGTGGCGCCGGTGCTCGCAAATGCTGGCTATCGGGTCATCGTTCCCTATCTGCGCGGCTACGGTACGACCCGGTTCCTCTCTGCCGACACTCCGAGGAACGGCCAGCAGGCTGTGATCGCGACGGATATCATTGCCCTGATGGACGCGCTCAAAATCGAAAAGGCGGTCATCGGCGGCTGCGACTGGGGCGCGCGAACCGCCAACATCATCGCAGCCCTGTGGCCCGAGCGCTGCAAGGCGCTGGTCTCCGTCAGCGGCTACCTCATCGGTAGCCAGGAGGTGAACAGGAAGCCGCTTTCGCCGCAGGGCGAGCTTGCCTGGTGGTACCAGTTCTACTTCGCCACCGAGCGGGGCTATGAGGGCTACAAGCAGAACCGAAAGGAATTCGCCCGGCTGATCTGGAAGCTTGCCTCGCCCAAGTGGAGCTTCGACGACGCGACTTTCGACAGGAGCGCCGAGGCGCTCGAAAACCCCGATCATGTCGACATCTCGATCCATAATTACCGTTGGCGGCTCAGCCTGGTCGAGGGGGAGGCACAGTTCGACGACCTCGAAAAGCGGCTGGCGCAGTTCCCCACCATTGCCGTCCCGACCATCACGCTCGAGGGCGACGCCAATGGCGCGCCGCATCCCGATCCCGCCGCCTACGCCAAGCGCTTCTCGGGCCGATACGAGCATCGGCTGATTACCGGCGGCATCGGCCATAACCTGCCGCAGGAGGCGCCGCTCGCTTTTGCCGAGGCAATTGTCGCCGTCGATCGTTTCTAG
- a CDS encoding GlxA family transcriptional regulator: MHRIGYVVFPGFQLMGFAAVTAFEIANLTLGEPAYAIELLSEAGGEVKASAGFGVLTKAFDDAVYDTVMFGAGTVIEPVTPGLAAFARHALEVSRRVAGPCTGAFILAESGLLDGRRATTHWVFARQLRERFPEVKVEEDRIFIVDGSVWTSAGMTASIDLALAMIEKDHGEDVARQVARKLVVYHRRAGGQSQFSALLELDPKSDRIQKSVNYAKANLRNVLSVDELADAAGLSARQFSRAFRSETGQSPAKAVEHLRVEAARLLMEQGRHSMDVIAEQTGFADSDRMRRAFLRTLGQPPQTIRRNAREGVA; this comes from the coding sequence ATGCACAGGATCGGCTACGTGGTCTTTCCGGGATTTCAGCTGATGGGTTTCGCGGCGGTCACCGCCTTCGAGATCGCCAACCTGACGCTTGGCGAACCAGCCTATGCGATCGAGTTGCTGTCGGAGGCGGGCGGCGAGGTCAAGGCGTCCGCCGGCTTCGGCGTGCTCACGAAAGCCTTCGACGATGCGGTCTATGACACCGTCATGTTCGGCGCGGGCACCGTGATCGAGCCGGTAACGCCGGGGCTTGCCGCCTTCGCGCGCCATGCCCTGGAGGTCTCGCGACGGGTGGCCGGCCCTTGCACAGGCGCCTTCATCCTCGCCGAGTCCGGACTGCTCGACGGCCGCCGCGCCACCACCCATTGGGTGTTCGCCCGCCAGCTGCGCGAGCGCTTTCCCGAGGTCAAGGTCGAGGAGGATCGCATCTTCATCGTCGATGGCAGCGTGTGGACCTCGGCCGGCATGACGGCCAGCATCGATCTGGCGCTGGCGATGATCGAAAAGGACCATGGCGAGGATGTCGCCCGTCAGGTGGCGCGCAAGCTCGTCGTCTATCACCGGCGTGCCGGCGGCCAGTCGCAGTTTTCCGCCCTGCTGGAGCTCGATCCGAAGTCGGACCGCATTCAGAAGTCGGTCAATTACGCCAAGGCCAATCTGCGCAACGTCCTTTCAGTCGACGAACTCGCGGACGCCGCGGGCTTGAGTGCGCGCCAGTTCAGTCGTGCCTTCCGTTCCGAGACCGGCCAGTCGCCGGCAAAGGCCGTCGAGCATCTGCGGGTGGAAGCCGCGCGCCTGTTGATGGAGCAGGGGCGCCACTCCATGGATGTGATCGCCGAGCAGACCGGTTTTGCCGATAGCGACCGCATGCGCCGGGCCTTCCTGCGCACGCTCGGGCAACCGCCCCAGACGATCCGCCGCAATGCCCGCGAGGGCGTTGCCTGA
- a CDS encoding VOC family protein, protein MTSAGNQSRAPSVDLKFEVAVIPVSDVDRAKNFYGRLGWRLDADFPVGDAFRVVQFTPPGSPASIHFGTGLTSATPGSASGLYLVVTDIEAARAELVERGAKVSEIFHREGPGKPPISGPDPARRSYRSYATFSDPDGNGWLLQEVTERLPGRVDGDVTDFASVGDLAAALRRAAAAHGEHEKRNGGEHDHNWPDWYAAYMVAEHAGKPLPE, encoded by the coding sequence ATGACAAGCGCAGGCAATCAGAGCAGGGCGCCTTCGGTCGACCTGAAGTTCGAGGTCGCGGTCATCCCGGTATCGGACGTCGATCGCGCCAAGAATTTCTACGGTCGCCTCGGTTGGCGACTGGATGCGGACTTTCCCGTTGGCGATGCGTTTCGCGTCGTGCAGTTCACGCCCCCGGGTTCGCCGGCATCGATCCACTTCGGCACCGGGCTGACTTCGGCCACGCCCGGTTCGGCGAGCGGCCTCTATCTGGTCGTTACGGATATCGAAGCCGCCCGTGCGGAACTCGTCGAACGGGGCGCCAAGGTCAGCGAAATCTTCCATCGCGAAGGCCCCGGCAAGCCGCCGATCAGCGGGCCCGATCCCGCGCGCCGCAGCTACCGCTCCTATGCCACCTTCAGCGACCCCGACGGCAACGGCTGGCTGTTGCAGGAGGTGACCGAACGTCTGCCCGGGCGCGTGGATGGCGACGTTACGGACTTTGCCTCCGTCGGTGACCTCGCGGCGGCCCTGCGCCGCGCGGCTGCCGCCCATGGCGAACACGAGAAGCGCAATGGCGGCGAGCACGACCATAACTGGCCGGATTGGTATGCGGCCTACATGGTGGCCGAACATGCGGGCAAGCCGCTTCCCGAATGA
- a CDS encoding epoxide hydrolase family protein: MFRRSMPIVQNRQLAALALSGAIAILLPPLAAQAAGVSAGGGVQIASAAKPATDESIRPFQFHATDAALADLKQRIAATKWPDRELVPDSAQGVQLATMQKLADYWATRYDWRRVEKTLNDLPQFVTNIDGVDIHFIHVRSKHKNAMPLVVTHGWPGSIIEQLKIIDPLTNPTAHGGTEADAFDVVIPSLPGYGFSGKPTERGWDPVRIARAWAVLMQRLGYTHYVAQGGDWGDAVTEQMALQQPAGLLGIHTNMPATVPAEIQKGLDAGQPAPASLSADERRAYEQLDFFYRNGLSYAQEMSKRPQTLYGIEDSPIGLASWMLDHDARSYELIARVFDGKPEGLTRDDVLDNVTLYWLTNTAVSSARLYWENKLAFFQPKGIQIPVAVSAFPDELYQAPKSWAEKAFPKLVHYNRLAKGGHFAAWEQPAALVDELRASFKSLRQPS, from the coding sequence ATGTTCAGACGTTCTATGCCCATTGTCCAAAACCGCCAACTGGCCGCATTGGCACTGTCGGGTGCGATCGCGATCCTGCTTCCTCCGCTCGCCGCTCAGGCGGCGGGTGTGTCTGCCGGCGGCGGCGTCCAAATCGCCTCGGCTGCCAAACCGGCCACGGACGAATCCATCCGGCCCTTCCAGTTTCATGCCACTGATGCCGCACTTGCCGACCTCAAGCAGCGCATCGCGGCGACCAAGTGGCCGGACCGGGAGCTTGTGCCCGACAGCGCCCAGGGCGTTCAACTCGCCACCATGCAGAAGCTCGCCGACTATTGGGCGACGAGATACGATTGGCGCCGGGTGGAGAAGACACTCAACGACCTGCCGCAATTCGTGACCAACATCGACGGCGTCGACATCCACTTCATTCACGTGCGCTCCAAGCATAAGAACGCGATGCCGCTCGTCGTCACCCACGGCTGGCCGGGCTCGATCATCGAGCAGTTGAAGATTATCGATCCGCTGACCAATCCGACCGCCCACGGTGGCACGGAAGCCGACGCCTTCGACGTCGTCATCCCCTCGCTCCCCGGCTACGGCTTTTCCGGCAAGCCGACAGAGCGCGGATGGGATCCGGTCCGGATCGCGCGCGCCTGGGCGGTGCTGATGCAGCGCCTCGGATATACCCATTACGTCGCGCAGGGTGGCGACTGGGGTGATGCGGTTACAGAGCAGATGGCTCTGCAGCAGCCGGCGGGCTTGCTCGGAATCCACACCAACATGCCGGCGACCGTGCCAGCCGAAATCCAGAAGGGCCTCGACGCCGGCCAGCCGGCGCCAGCGAGCCTTTCGGCCGACGAGCGCCGCGCCTATGAGCAGCTCGACTTCTTCTACCGCAACGGGCTTTCCTATGCGCAGGAGATGAGCAAACGGCCGCAAACACTTTACGGGATTGAGGATTCGCCGATCGGGCTCGCGAGTTGGATGCTCGACCATGACGCCCGCAGCTACGAGCTGATCGCCCGCGTCTTCGATGGCAAGCCGGAAGGGCTGACGCGCGATGACGTGCTCGACAATGTCACGCTCTACTGGCTGACCAACACGGCCGTGTCGTCGGCGCGGCTCTATTGGGAAAACAAGCTTGCCTTCTTCCAGCCGAAGGGCATCCAGATTCCGGTGGCCGTCAGCGCCTTTCCCGACGAGCTTTATCAGGCGCCGAAGTCCTGGGCGGAGAAGGCATTCCCCAAGCTCGTCCATTATAATCGCCTGGCCAAGGGCGGACACTTTGCAGCCTGGGAACAACCGGCGGCCCTGGTCGACGAGTTGAGGGCTTCGTTCAAGTCACTGCGTCAACCGAGTTGA
- a CDS encoding SDR family oxidoreductase, giving the protein MSNSKGTALITGASSGIGAIYADRLAHRGYDLILVARNRGRLDELARRLADETGRAIEVVAADLGNKDDARRVEKVLQDDASITVLINNAGVGATAPLLASDVDKMDEMIALNVSALTRLTYAAAPGFAARGAGTIINIASIVGVAPEVLNGVYGGTKAFVLAFTMSLQKELTDRNIRIQAVLPGATATDFWGIAGTPIEHVPSEIVMRAEDMVDAALAGLDQGEVITIPALADAADWAAYEAARQKLMPNLSRNMPAARYRIGS; this is encoded by the coding sequence ATGAGCAACTCAAAAGGCACTGCACTGATCACCGGTGCTTCATCCGGTATCGGCGCGATCTATGCCGACCGCCTGGCGCATCGCGGATACGACCTCATTCTCGTCGCGCGCAATCGCGGGCGCCTTGACGAACTCGCCCGCCGGCTGGCGGACGAAACCGGTCGCGCCATAGAAGTCGTCGCCGCGGACCTCGGCAACAAGGATGATGCCAGGCGGGTCGAGAAGGTCCTTCAGGACGATGCGAGCATCACGGTGCTGATCAACAATGCCGGGGTCGGCGCGACCGCGCCGCTGCTTGCCTCCGATGTCGACAAGATGGACGAGATGATTGCGCTCAACGTCAGCGCGCTGACGCGGCTGACCTATGCGGCGGCGCCCGGATTTGCCGCGCGCGGTGCCGGCACGATCATCAACATCGCCTCAATCGTCGGCGTGGCGCCGGAAGTTCTGAACGGCGTCTATGGCGGCACCAAAGCCTTCGTGCTGGCCTTCACCATGTCGCTGCAAAAGGAACTTACCGACAGGAATATCCGCATCCAGGCCGTGTTGCCGGGTGCAACCGCCACCGATTTCTGGGGCATCGCCGGCACGCCGATCGAACACGTGCCGAGCGAGATCGTGATGCGCGCCGAAGACATGGTGGACGCTGCACTTGCCGGCCTCGACCAGGGCGAAGTGATCACTATCCCGGCGCTGGCGGACGCCGCTGACTGGGCAGCCTATGAGGCTGCACGCCAGAAGCTGATGCCGAACCTTTCCAGGAATATGCCGGCCGCTCGCTACCGTATCGGAAGCTAG
- a CDS encoding cytochrome c biogenesis protein DipZ, with protein MILFVVAYLAGVLTIVSPCILPVLPFVFARAGQPFSTSILPMLLAKIVTFAGIASLAALGGNWAVQANAYGRYAAIAMLAVFGVTLLSTRAAAFVTGPFVELGNRLSRKAATGEKGSVGGSILLGVATGLLWAPCAGPVLGLVLTGAALNGANAQTTLLLVAYAAGAATSLALAVLAGARVFAAMKRFLGLGDRIRQSLGVAVLAGVGAIALGLDTGLLAQLSYASTAGVEQSILDRLRSGASPVGVASTRMTLAAKDTRQAVYRSDLPVEGQFPSLDGAVQWLNSKPLTSAELRGKVVLVDFWTYSCINCIRTIPYVRAWAEKYRDQGLVVIGVHAPEFAFEKQIGNVEKAVRDFKITYPVAIDNDFAIWRAFSNSYWPAHYFIDAEGQIRYTHFGEGDYEGSERVIQELLAEAAGKKKVEGDLVKPDARGAEASPDLARLGSGETYVGYARAANFVSPQGVSANTSARYTVGKPGLNEWGLTGNWTVGAEEARLNEAGGGITYRFRARDLHLVLGAGAGGKPVPFQITIDGVAPGADHGADIDAAGKGTVTGTRLYQLVRQSGEARERTFEIRFLAPGAEAFVFTFG; from the coding sequence ATGATCCTCTTTGTTGTAGCCTATCTTGCCGGCGTGCTGACGATCGTCAGCCCCTGCATCCTGCCGGTGCTGCCATTCGTGTTTGCCCGCGCTGGCCAACCCTTTTCCACCAGCATTCTTCCGATGCTGCTCGCCAAGATCGTGACCTTTGCGGGTATCGCTTCGCTTGCAGCCCTTGGTGGCAACTGGGCTGTGCAGGCAAACGCCTACGGCCGCTACGCAGCGATCGCGATGCTCGCCGTCTTCGGCGTGACACTGCTCTCGACGCGGGCTGCCGCCTTTGTGACCGGTCCGTTCGTGGAACTCGGCAACCGACTGTCGCGGAAGGCCGCGACCGGGGAGAAGGGCAGCGTCGGCGGCTCGATCCTCCTTGGCGTTGCGACCGGATTGCTCTGGGCGCCGTGTGCCGGGCCGGTGCTTGGCCTGGTGCTAACAGGGGCGGCGCTGAACGGCGCGAATGCGCAGACGACGCTGCTGCTTGTCGCCTATGCGGCCGGTGCTGCGACCTCGCTGGCGCTCGCCGTTCTGGCCGGCGCCCGAGTATTCGCGGCGATGAAGCGCTTTCTCGGCCTTGGCGACCGCATCCGCCAGAGTCTCGGCGTCGCAGTGCTTGCCGGCGTCGGCGCGATCGCGCTGGGGCTCGATACCGGTCTTTTGGCGCAGCTTTCCTATGCGAGCACGGCGGGCGTCGAACAGTCGATCCTCGATCGCCTGCGCAGTGGTGCATCGCCCGTAGGCGTCGCAAGCACGCGCATGACCCTTGCCGCAAAGGATACGCGACAGGCGGTCTATCGCAGCGACCTTCCGGTCGAAGGACAGTTTCCGTCGCTCGACGGTGCTGTTCAATGGCTGAATTCCAAGCCCCTGACGTCGGCAGAACTCCGCGGCAAGGTCGTGCTTGTCGATTTCTGGACCTATTCCTGCATCAACTGCATCCGCACCATCCCCTATGTCCGGGCCTGGGCTGAGAAGTATCGGGACCAGGGCCTCGTCGTCATCGGCGTGCACGCTCCGGAATTCGCTTTCGAAAAACAGATCGGCAACGTCGAAAAGGCGGTGCGCGATTTCAAGATCACCTATCCGGTGGCGATCGACAACGATTTCGCCATCTGGCGCGCCTTCTCCAACAGCTACTGGCCGGCACACTACTTCATCGATGCCGAGGGGCAGATCCGCTACACCCATTTCGGCGAGGGCGATTACGAGGGCTCCGAACGGGTGATCCAGGAGCTGCTGGCGGAAGCCGCCGGCAAGAAAAAGGTCGAAGGCGATCTGGTCAAACCGGACGCGAGGGGTGCCGAGGCCTCGCCGGACCTGGCACGTCTCGGATCCGGCGAGACCTATGTCGGTTATGCGCGCGCCGCAAACTTCGTCTCGCCTCAGGGCGTTTCGGCCAACACGTCCGCGCGGTACACGGTCGGCAAACCGGGGCTCAATGAATGGGGGCTGACCGGCAACTGGACGGTCGGCGCCGAAGAGGCGCGCCTCAACGAGGCTGGCGGGGGTATCACCTACCGGTTTCGCGCACGGGACCTGCACCTGGTGCTCGGCGCTGGCGCCGGCGGCAAGCCGGTCCCGTTTCAGATAACCATCGATGGGGTGGCGCCCGGCGCGGACCATGGCGCGGATATCGATGCGGCCGGCAAAGGTACCGTTACGGGGACCCGTCTTTACCAGCTCGTGCGCCAATCGGGCGAAGCCCGGGAGCGGACCTTCGAGATCCGCTTCCTCGCGCCCGGCGCAGAAGCCTTCGTCTTCACCTTTGGATGA